A stretch of DNA from Pseudomonas sp. HN11:
TGAGCATCGGCGTTGAACGCGCTGCGGCCTACGACATCACCTTGTACATCCTGGCCGGTCTGTTGGTGCTGGGTTTCATCTGCAACCTGCTGGTTCGTCCGGTGGCCGACAAGTACTTCATGACCGATGCCGAGCTGGCCGCCGAACAGGCGCTGGGCCACGACAAAGGCGCGGACGCGACCACTTCCCTTGAGTGGAAAGCCGCTCCCGGTACTGTGCCTTTGGCCATTGCCGCCTGGCTGGTGGTGGGTATTCCGTTGGCGTGGGGTGTCTGGGTGACGCTGCAGAAGACCGCGGTACTGTTCCACTAAGTTGAATGCAGGCAGGTGCACCATCCTGGAGCGCCTGCTTGTACACACACATGTCTATCCCCGACATTCCTCGCTTCAACTCGTCAGTCTTATCCCCTCCGATGTTTCTGTTTGGCGCCCGCCCCCCTATAATGGCTGCCTTTTTCGCCCAATGATTTGCGGAGCTGGTGATGGCCGAACGTAAGGCGTCCGTCGAGCGCGACACTCTGGAAACCCAGATCAAAGCCTCGATCAACCTGGATGGCACCGGAAAGGCCCGATTTGATATCGGTGTACCTTTTCTTGAGCACATGCTGGACCAGATCGCCCGTCACGGGCTGATCGACCTGGATATCGTCAGCAAGGGCGACCTGCATATCGACGACCACCACACGGTGGAAGACGTAGGCATCACCCTCGGCCAGGCATTTGCCAAGGCCATCGGCGACAAAAAAGGCATCCGTCGCTACGGCCACGCCTATGTCCCGCTGGACGAAGCGCTGTCGCGCGTGGTCATCGACTTTTCCGGCCGCCCAGGCCTGCAGATGCACGTGCCCTACACCCGCGCGACCGTGGGTGGCTTCGACGTCGACCTGTTCCAGGAATTTTTCCAGGGTTTCGTCAACCACGCACTGGTCAGCCTGCACATCGACAACCTGCGCGGCACCAACACTCACCACCAGATCGAAACCGTGTTCAAGGCTTTCGGCCGCGCGCTGCGCATGGCCGTCGAGCTCGATGACCGCATGGCCGGGCAAATGCCTTCGACCAAGGGCGTTCTGTAATGCAGACGGTCGCGGTTATCGACTACGGCATGGGTAACCTGCACTCGGTGGCCAAGGCCCTCGAGCACGTAGGGGCCGGCAAGGTGCTGATCACCAGCGATGCCAGCGTGATTCGTGAAGCTGACCGGGTGGTGTTTCCCGGCGTTGGCGCGATTCGCGATTGCATGGCCGAGATCCGCCGCCTGGGCTTTGACAGCCTGGTGCGCGAAGTCAGCCAGGACCGTCCGTTCCTCGGCATCTGCGTGGGCATGCAAGCCTTGCTCGACAGCAGCGAAGAGAACGACGGCGTCGACTGCATCGGCCTGTTCCCCGGCCAGGTGAAGTTTTTCGGCAAGGACCTGCGCGAAGACGGCGAACACTTGAAAGTCCCGCACATGGGCTGGAACGAAGTCCGCCAGACCGTGGATCACCCGCT
This window harbors:
- the hisB gene encoding imidazoleglycerol-phosphate dehydratase HisB; translation: MAERKASVERDTLETQIKASINLDGTGKARFDIGVPFLEHMLDQIARHGLIDLDIVSKGDLHIDDHHTVEDVGITLGQAFAKAIGDKKGIRRYGHAYVPLDEALSRVVIDFSGRPGLQMHVPYTRATVGGFDVDLFQEFFQGFVNHALVSLHIDNLRGTNTHHQIETVFKAFGRALRMAVELDDRMAGQMPSTKGVL
- the hisH gene encoding imidazole glycerol phosphate synthase subunit HisH is translated as MQTVAVIDYGMGNLHSVAKALEHVGAGKVLITSDASVIREADRVVFPGVGAIRDCMAEIRRLGFDSLVREVSQDRPFLGICVGMQALLDSSEENDGVDCIGLFPGQVKFFGKDLREDGEHLKVPHMGWNEVRQTVDHPLWHDVPDMARFYFVHSYYIAAGKPGQVVGGGHYGVDFAAALAEGSRFAVQFHPEKSHTHGLQLLQNFAAWDGRW